Proteins encoded within one genomic window of Phototrophicus methaneseepsis:
- a CDS encoding small multi-drug export protein — MTDLLLFLAACGSIFALAFFHFWSAIPAGIALGLPPLVVMLVVIASYVTACALVLFVGGRLRTWIQNRWNITALNENSRIYRIWERWGVIGFSLLAPMTLGAQVSALLGLTLNAEPRKLFLWLTIGAIVWAVVLTIGVTLGAIGLQQAAA; from the coding sequence TTGACAGATTTACTCCTCTTCCTGGCTGCCTGTGGCAGTATTTTCGCGTTGGCCTTCTTTCACTTCTGGTCCGCAATACCAGCGGGTATCGCATTGGGATTACCGCCGCTGGTGGTGATGCTCGTCGTCATCGCAAGTTACGTCACAGCTTGTGCGCTGGTGCTGTTCGTAGGAGGTCGGCTGCGCACATGGATACAAAACCGCTGGAATATCACCGCACTCAATGAAAACAGCCGCATCTATCGCATCTGGGAGCGTTGGGGTGTGATTGGCTTCAGCCTCCTGGCGCCGATGACGCTGGGAGCACAAGTCAGTGCCCTGCTAGGGCTGACGCTCAATGCGGAGCCGCGTAAGCTGTTTCTATGGCTGACTATTGGCGCGATTGTATGGGCTGTTGTGCTCACCATTGGGGTGACATTAGGGGCTATCGGCCTGCAACAAGCCGCAGCATAA
- the htpG gene encoding molecular chaperone HtpG — MSEMFTFQAETQQLLDILIHSLYTEREIFLRELLSNASDALNRMQFTQLTESDVLDPEAELKITITSDEEAGTMTISDTGIGMTREEVIENLGTIARSGAKNFIQALKDAPNSEAAQNIIGQFGVGFYSVFMAADTVQVVTRSYKPDAEAVMWEADGGTAYSIEPAHKETRGTDIIIKLKDDAKEFASPWKIKDIIRRHSDYIAFPIYVGDDEDPTNKQTAIWRKSPSEVTDEEYDAFYKQFTLDFGEPLHRIHMRADVPMQFYALLFIPSTAQQNMFSPRKEPGLALYSRKILIDEYNNDLLPEYLQFVQGVVDSEDLPLNVSRESVKADRIIARLKGTLTKRIMSDLKKMAANEPDDYLSIYEEFGRYLKQGVVAAPQDKDDLMELLLFQSTHDDDVDEYISLQGYVDRMVEGQNEIYYVVADDFSTARRSPHLEPFRQRGIEVLYFSDPVDAMLPMGLTDYKGHSFRAVDEADIDLTDVGTPKEDENQPEPLESSSTETLIDRVKSVLGSRVSDVRMSKTLVGSPARLISQENGGTRHMFRINRLLDREYEMPVKALELNPRHPLLHNLSHMLDGNPSSPMIDLVVMQLFETALLQEGIHPDPASMAARLNMLMEAATGTAVETLDFASVLPEKEAPEAKMADVEAPEAEAFTPEPSSSPEEPDSAEEPEA, encoded by the coding sequence ATGAGCGAGATGTTTACGTTTCAAGCGGAAACGCAGCAGCTCCTCGATATTTTGATTCACTCGCTCTATACAGAGCGCGAGATTTTCCTGCGTGAGTTGCTGTCGAATGCATCTGATGCCCTGAACCGTATGCAGTTCACACAATTAACGGAATCCGATGTATTGGACCCAGAGGCAGAACTGAAGATCACCATTACGTCTGATGAAGAAGCCGGCACGATGACCATTAGCGATACCGGTATTGGTATGACGCGTGAGGAAGTCATCGAGAACCTGGGTACCATTGCCCGCAGTGGTGCTAAGAACTTCATCCAGGCGTTGAAGGATGCCCCTAATTCAGAAGCAGCCCAGAACATCATCGGTCAGTTCGGCGTTGGTTTTTATAGCGTCTTCATGGCGGCGGATACCGTCCAGGTTGTGACGCGCAGCTATAAGCCGGATGCAGAAGCCGTCATGTGGGAAGCAGACGGGGGCACGGCTTACAGCATTGAGCCAGCACATAAAGAGACGCGCGGTACCGATATCATCATTAAGCTGAAGGATGATGCCAAAGAGTTTGCATCGCCGTGGAAGATTAAAGACATTATTCGCCGTCACAGCGATTACATCGCTTTCCCCATCTATGTCGGCGATGATGAGGACCCGACCAATAAGCAAACGGCAATCTGGCGCAAATCACCCAGCGAAGTCACAGATGAAGAATACGATGCTTTCTATAAGCAGTTCACGCTGGATTTTGGCGAGCCGCTGCATCGTATTCATATGCGCGCGGATGTGCCGATGCAATTTTATGCGCTGCTGTTCATTCCATCCACCGCTCAGCAGAATATGTTCAGCCCGCGTAAAGAACCTGGCTTGGCGCTTTATTCCCGCAAAATCCTGATTGATGAGTACAACAACGATCTGCTGCCGGAATATTTGCAGTTCGTGCAGGGCGTTGTCGATAGTGAAGACCTGCCGCTGAACGTCAGCCGCGAAAGCGTCAAAGCTGATCGCATTATCGCCCGTCTGAAGGGCACGCTCACCAAGCGCATCATGAGCGACCTGAAGAAGATGGCCGCTAATGAGCCGGATGATTATCTCTCGATTTATGAAGAATTCGGCCGTTATCTGAAGCAAGGCGTTGTCGCGGCCCCGCAGGATAAAGATGACCTCATGGAACTGCTGCTCTTCCAGAGTACGCACGATGATGATGTCGATGAATACATCAGCCTACAGGGCTATGTCGACCGTATGGTAGAAGGCCAGAACGAGATTTACTACGTCGTCGCGGATGATTTTTCCACAGCGCGGCGTAGTCCACACCTAGAGCCGTTCCGCCAGAGGGGCATTGAGGTGCTCTACTTTAGTGACCCGGTCGATGCGATGCTGCCAATGGGCCTGACGGATTATAAGGGCCATTCCTTCCGCGCTGTAGACGAGGCCGATATTGACCTGACAGATGTAGGCACCCCAAAGGAAGATGAGAATCAGCCGGAACCGCTGGAAAGCAGTTCCACAGAGACGCTCATTGATCGTGTGAAATCTGTACTCGGTAGCCGTGTGAGTGATGTGCGCATGAGCAAAACCCTTGTTGGTAGTCCAGCGCGCCTCATCAGCCAGGAGAACGGCGGCACACGTCATATGTTCCGGATCAACCGCCTGCTGGACCGCGAATATGAAATGCCAGTCAAGGCGCTGGAACTCAACCCGCGGCATCCATTGCTGCATAACCTGAGCCACATGCTCGATGGCAACCCCAGCAGCCCCATGATTGATCTGGTTGTGATGCAGCTATTCGAGACGGCTTTGCTGCAAGAGGGCATTCATCCAGACCCTGCATCCATGGCAGCCCGTTTGAATATGCTGATGGAAGCGGCAACGGGTACAGCTGTGGAGACGCTCGATTTCGCCAGTGTGCTGCCGGAAAAAGAAGCGCCTGAGGCTAAAATGGCTGATGTTGAAGCGCCTGAAGCCGAAGCGTTTACGCCAGAGCCTTCATCCAGCCCAGAAGAGCCTGACAGCGCAGAAGAACCTGAGGCTTAA
- a CDS encoding cation diffusion facilitator family transporter, whose amino-acid sequence MAHTHSHEHTHGSRGDLKLAFFLNLGFTILEIFGGLFINSIAILSDALHDLGDSLSLGLAWYLQGISEKQSDHRYSYGYRRFSLLGAFINTVVLIGGSLFIVREAIQRLLEPETFNSPGMVVFAVIGVAVNGLAAYRLRSNTSSNAQVVGLHLLEDVLGWVAVLVVGLVSLVVDLPILDPILSLLITVFILVNAVRRLIDSGKLFLQGVPEDIDIDKIQSQLQHIEGVISLHHTHIWSLDGEHNVFTAHLVVSDDTSAEEIKHIRHESLQLLDGLNLEHVTIAIEYESEECGMR is encoded by the coding sequence GTGGCACATACCCATTCTCATGAACATACTCATGGCAGCCGGGGCGATCTCAAGCTGGCTTTCTTTTTGAACCTTGGCTTCACCATTCTGGAGATTTTCGGCGGGCTGTTCATCAACAGTATCGCCATCCTCTCCGATGCATTGCATGACCTGGGCGATAGCCTTTCTCTGGGGTTAGCCTGGTATTTACAAGGCATTTCAGAAAAACAGAGCGATCATCGCTACTCTTATGGTTACAGGCGCTTTTCGCTATTAGGCGCGTTCATCAATACAGTCGTCCTGATTGGTGGCTCCCTCTTTATCGTCCGCGAAGCCATTCAACGTCTATTAGAACCTGAAACCTTCAATTCGCCTGGGATGGTTGTATTCGCCGTGATCGGCGTGGCAGTCAATGGGCTGGCGGCCTATCGCTTACGCAGCAATACATCTTCCAACGCGCAGGTCGTGGGCTTACATTTGCTAGAGGACGTCCTGGGTTGGGTCGCCGTATTGGTGGTCGGGTTGGTCTCGCTGGTGGTTGACCTGCCGATTCTGGATCCGATTCTCTCGCTGCTGATTACGGTCTTCATTCTGGTCAATGCTGTACGCAGGCTGATTGATTCCGGCAAGCTCTTCTTACAGGGCGTGCCTGAAGATATTGACATCGACAAAATTCAATCTCAGTTACAACATATCGAGGGCGTGATCAGCCTGCACCACACGCATATCTGGTCCCTGGATGGCGAACACAATGTCTTTACAGCGCACCTCGTCGTGAGTGACGATACATCTGCTGAGGAAATCAAGCACATCCGACATGAAAGCCTGCAACTGCTCGATGGTCTGAACCTGGAACATGTGACCATCGCTATCGAGTATGAGAGTGAAGAATGCGGGATGCGTTAG
- a CDS encoding FAD-binding protein — translation MSDPIVHDIVIVGAGLAGSWAAMVAAREGITNIGVLSKVHPLRSHSGAAQGGIAAALNNVRPVEGTGPRGPLEQIPADGEPVDSPDLHMFDTIKGSDWLGDQDKIHVLVNDAVDILYEYEHMGCVFSRTADGRINQRRFGGHSAPRANFAADWTGHVLLHTIHEQCLKHGVNFYSEWYVLELIVEDGITRGVVAMDILTGELHTINAKAVMFATGGYGRAWKITSNATANTGDGVAVAYNAGVPLMDMEFVQFHPTGIYKHGILMSEACRGEGGYLRNGNGERFMENYAPDKMELAPRDLVSRSEQTEIDQGRGAGDDKQGIYLDLTHLGREKILQRLPQVREIAMNFLGVDIIDEPAKIQPTAHYSMGGIPTDVNGQVIRNAEGEPFTGFFAAGECACVSVHGANRLGTNSLLEASVFGRRTGYEMARFIEGGAKLHPITNPDPTKKQRERIERVMDKHNDSQAGRIAPIAEALKWNMTDNCGIFRNEEKLEKGLARIHELKGDFTKARVMDQSRRFNTDVLMALETENLLTFSEVVVAGALARTESRGAHSRTDHQKRDDTDWLKHTLAHKSENGEPVLSYKDVCIDWEKYPPQERKY, via the coding sequence ATGAGCGATCCCATTGTCCATGATATTGTCATCGTCGGTGCTGGCCTGGCGGGTAGTTGGGCGGCTATGGTTGCCGCACGTGAAGGCATCACCAATATTGGTGTGCTTAGTAAAGTACACCCGCTGCGCAGCCACAGCGGCGCAGCACAGGGCGGTATCGCCGCGGCCTTGAACAATGTTCGCCCGGTTGAAGGCACAGGGCCACGCGGCCCACTAGAGCAAATCCCGGCGGATGGTGAGCCGGTTGATAGCCCCGATCTCCATATGTTTGATACGATTAAAGGCTCCGATTGGCTCGGTGATCAGGACAAAATCCATGTGCTGGTCAATGATGCCGTCGATATTTTATATGAATATGAGCATATGGGCTGTGTCTTCAGCCGTACCGCCGATGGCCGCATCAACCAACGCCGCTTCGGTGGTCACAGTGCGCCCCGTGCGAACTTCGCTGCGGACTGGACAGGCCATGTGTTGCTGCATACCATCCACGAACAGTGCCTTAAGCATGGCGTAAACTTCTACAGTGAATGGTATGTGCTGGAATTGATCGTTGAAGATGGCATTACGCGTGGCGTCGTCGCAATGGATATCCTCACCGGCGAGCTGCATACGATCAACGCCAAAGCGGTTATGTTTGCAACAGGTGGTTATGGTCGCGCCTGGAAGATTACCAGCAATGCCACCGCGAATACAGGCGATGGCGTCGCCGTTGCTTATAACGCAGGTGTCCCGCTTATGGATATGGAGTTCGTGCAATTCCACCCGACGGGCATTTACAAACATGGTATCCTGATGAGCGAAGCCTGCCGTGGCGAAGGTGGCTATCTACGCAATGGTAATGGCGAGCGTTTCATGGAAAATTACGCGCCCGATAAGATGGAACTCGCGCCGCGCGATCTGGTCAGCCGCAGTGAACAAACGGAGATTGACCAGGGACGAGGTGCTGGCGATGATAAACAGGGCATCTATCTGGACCTGACCCACTTAGGCCGTGAAAAAATCTTGCAGCGCTTGCCCCAGGTGCGTGAGATTGCTATGAACTTCCTTGGTGTCGATATTATTGATGAACCCGCCAAAATTCAGCCGACAGCACACTATAGCATGGGTGGCATCCCGACCGATGTAAACGGCCAGGTTATCCGCAATGCAGAGGGCGAACCCTTTACGGGCTTCTTCGCCGCTGGTGAGTGTGCTTGCGTCAGCGTCCATGGGGCGAACCGCTTAGGGACCAATAGCCTCCTGGAAGCGAGCGTCTTTGGCCGCCGTACTGGCTACGAAATGGCGCGCTTTATCGAAGGCGGCGCAAAGCTACATCCCATCACCAACCCAGACCCCACGAAGAAACAGCGCGAACGCATTGAGCGCGTCATGGATAAGCATAATGACAGCCAGGCGGGGCGGATTGCTCCGATTGCGGAAGCCTTGAAGTGGAATATGACCGATAACTGCGGCATCTTCCGCAACGAGGAGAAGCTCGAAAAAGGCCTTGCGCGCATCCACGAGTTAAAAGGTGATTTTACAAAGGCGCGCGTCATGGACCAGAGCCGCCGCTTCAATACGGATGTGCTCATGGCGCTGGAAACTGAAAACCTGCTGACCTTTAGTGAGGTTGTCGTTGCTGGGGCCCTGGCCCGTACAGAAAGCCGGGGCGCGCATTCCCGTACAGATCATCAAAAACGTGATGACACCGATTGGCTTAAGCACACGCTGGCCCATAAGAGCGAGAATGGTGAACCTGTCCTGAGTTATAAGGACGTCTGCATCGATTGGGAAAAATACCCGCCACAGGAACGCAAATACTAG
- a CDS encoding CAP domain-containing protein yields the protein MPTQAQDAQTDLIGRINALRASLGLSPYSLNGALNAAAANQASWMATTKEVSHVQTNGSRPRDRAQAAGYGSDWVSENIYMGTDTSANTAWTFWLNSPVHYAGLTNTNYQHVGIASATVDGWTAFVLVFGNPGGAAAPRVNVAGGGGEQSAAGPPPWVVGVDPNGNIMHEVRDADTWGDILLEYGYTWDDLERVLALNGKLPIPEDIRSIKPGDVVLVPPYEGTYTPTPEAPAENTNATPPAQEDLSAQDTGQETADETINTVTAAPTGEAAPDDELGIIETQPSGEETAEAQNDASEATMTPQTAFTATLQPTVIIDLAASITPSPTVSPTGIQVVSASTQPALMIRTLPARTLESSQPTAESITEVASVPQQADDDAPPPWLILVLGLQVCILGVAGFQLMKQRKD from the coding sequence ATGCCGACACAAGCCCAGGATGCACAGACAGATTTAATTGGCCGCATCAACGCCTTGCGTGCCTCGCTTGGCCTTAGCCCCTATAGCCTCAATGGAGCTCTCAATGCCGCAGCCGCCAATCAGGCCAGTTGGATGGCAACCACAAAAGAAGTCTCCCACGTACAGACGAATGGCAGCCGCCCAAGAGATCGCGCGCAAGCCGCAGGATACGGCTCTGACTGGGTGAGCGAGAATATCTACATGGGGACGGATACCTCGGCCAATACCGCCTGGACATTCTGGCTGAATTCACCAGTGCACTATGCAGGCCTGACCAACACAAATTACCAGCATGTGGGCATCGCCAGCGCGACAGTCGATGGCTGGACGGCATTTGTGCTCGTCTTTGGCAACCCAGGTGGTGCCGCTGCCCCACGGGTGAACGTGGCCGGTGGTGGTGGCGAACAAAGTGCGGCTGGACCGCCGCCATGGGTCGTCGGCGTGGACCCCAATGGCAATATCATGCATGAAGTACGCGACGCGGATACCTGGGGCGATATTCTATTGGAATATGGCTATACCTGGGATGATTTAGAGCGCGTCCTTGCACTTAATGGCAAGCTGCCTATCCCAGAAGATATTCGTTCCATTAAGCCGGGTGATGTGGTCCTCGTGCCGCCGTATGAAGGCACCTACACGCCCACACCAGAAGCCCCTGCTGAAAATACGAACGCCACGCCGCCTGCCCAAGAGGACCTTTCCGCACAGGATACGGGCCAGGAAACAGCAGACGAGACGATCAACACAGTGACAGCCGCGCCAACAGGTGAAGCCGCGCCCGATGATGAGCTGGGCATCATTGAGACTCAGCCTTCTGGGGAGGAAACTGCCGAAGCACAAAATGATGCTTCCGAAGCGACCATGACGCCGCAAACAGCCTTCACAGCGACGTTGCAGCCAACAGTCATCATCGACTTGGCAGCGAGCATCACGCCCTCGCCGACAGTATCACCTACCGGCATTCAGGTCGTCTCTGCCAGCACGCAACCAGCCTTGATGATCCGGACGCTGCCCGCACGTACGCTTGAATCATCGCAGCCAACCGCAGAATCCATCACAGAAGTGGCATCCGTCCCGCAGCAAGCTGACGATGATGCGCCGCCACCATGGTTGATTCTTGTGTTGGGGCTGCAGGTGTGTATCCTTGGCGTAGCGGGCTTCCAGCTCATGAAGCAGCGTAAGGACTAG
- a CDS encoding succinate dehydrogenase/fumarate reductase iron-sulfur subunit, with amino-acid sequence MTQTVTVKIKRYNPDTDKKPYWKDYTIELTEDKTVLDALEEIKANQDGSLTFRRSCRHAICGSCAMMVNRRNTLVCTTPLKAVVNDGGLFAAKNTVTIEPLPYLPIIKDLVVDRSAFWEQYQAVKPWLMPPDVVPEKEYRMSQEEVEAMEQAETCIMCGACYSSCPVVAGNKNYLGPHAMLKTFLRVMDPRDQVPEERLDMIANANGAFRCHQVVNCIDACPKGLNPAKAIATLGKMSLRSGRIKGERAERMKKLIADAEAASSTN; translated from the coding sequence ATGACGCAAACAGTCACGGTGAAAATCAAACGCTATAACCCGGATACGGATAAAAAGCCATATTGGAAAGACTATACGATCGAACTGACCGAAGATAAAACAGTTCTGGATGCCTTGGAAGAGATCAAGGCCAACCAGGATGGCAGCCTGACGTTCCGCCGTAGCTGCCGCCATGCTATTTGTGGCTCCTGCGCGATGATGGTCAATCGTCGTAATACGCTGGTGTGTACCACGCCGCTGAAGGCTGTGGTCAACGATGGTGGACTTTTTGCCGCCAAGAATACAGTTACGATCGAGCCGCTGCCATATCTGCCCATTATTAAGGATTTAGTGGTAGATCGCAGCGCCTTCTGGGAACAATATCAGGCTGTGAAGCCCTGGCTGATGCCGCCGGATGTGGTCCCGGAAAAAGAATATCGCATGTCCCAGGAAGAAGTCGAAGCGATGGAACAGGCAGAAACGTGCATTATGTGCGGGGCCTGCTATTCATCCTGCCCGGTGGTGGCTGGCAATAAGAACTACCTTGGACCCCATGCCATGCTCAAGACCTTTTTGCGGGTCATGGACCCGCGTGACCAGGTGCCAGAGGAACGCCTGGATATGATCGCCAATGCCAACGGTGCTTTCCGCTGTCATCAGGTTGTGAACTGCATTGATGCTTGCCCCAAGGGGCTGAACCCAGCCAAAGCTATTGCGACCCTCGGCAAAATGTCGCTGCGGTCGGGGCGCATCAAGGGGGAACGTGCCGAGCGGATGAAGAAACTCATCGCCGATGCCGAAGCAGCATCTTCGACAAATTAG